The Herbiconiux sp. A18JL235 region GCCATCTTCGGCCTGGTGGCCCGCCTCTTCGTGCTCGACACCACCAAGCACGCGGCCAAGAGCGAGGTGCCGAAGCTGCCGATCGGCCAGGTGCTTCGCAAGTACCCGCGCTTCCTCCTGTTCGGAATCGGGGTCAGCTACGCCTACAACTCCCTCGCCTACCTCGGCGGAACGTTCCTGTTGTCGTACGTGAAGCAGATCGGCTACCCCGACGATCAAGCCCTCGCCGCTCAGCTTGTCTACTCGGCCGTCTCGCTCGTGGCCGCCCCCGCCGCCGCTCTGCTCTCCGACCGGATCGGCAGGCGGAGGGTCGTGATCGGCGGGGCCGTGCTGGCGATCTTCATGCTGTTCGGCTTCTTCGCCCTGGTCAGCGCCAACCAGTTCGGCACCATCCTCGTCGCCTTCGGCCTCGTCGGCATCATCACCTGCCTCATGCTCGGCCCGCTGCCGACCTTCCTCTCCGAACAGTTCCCGCGCGAGGTGCGCTACTCCGGCGTCTCGGCCTCCTACCAGATCGGTGCCGCCATCGGCGGCGGAACCGCAGCGGTCATCGCCACCGCACTGCTGCTGGCCTTCGGAAGCCCGTTGGCGCCCGCCGCCTACGGCGCTTTCGTGGCGATCGTGCTCATCGTGTGCACCCTCGGGCTGCGCGAGGGTCGCGGCAAGACGCTCAGCGACCTGGGCGGCTGAACGGCGAGGCTCGCACTGTCGTGAGGGGTGGCCCTGCCGCCGCCCCTCACGACTTTGTCGTGTCAGCGCCGGAGGCGTAGCCTGAGGCACTCGAACCACCCGAATCGACCTCACCCCCCACCATGGCCACCACACCCACCCTGAAGGATGTCGCGCAGCGCGCCGGGGTCTCGATGACGACCGCCTCGCACACCTTCAGCGGCCGACGCCCCGTGTCGCCCGCCACTCGTGCTGCGGTGCTGGAGGCGGCCTTCGAGCTGGGCTTCTCGGTGCGTCGGCGGGACAGGCCGCTGAACGTCGGTCTCCTCCTCCGCCCGGTCGAGGCGGTCTCCGGGTTCGTGACGGGAACCGGGTCGTTCTCGTCGTTCGCCGGCACGATGCTGCTCTCCCTGCTCACCGAAGGGTTCTCGGTCACCTCCTTCCGCGACCTCAGCGAGGTCGGACACCAGGTGGCCGCCTTCGACGCCTTCGTGCTGCTCGGCCCCAACCGCAACGACAAGGTGCTGCACACCCTGATCGAACGCGACATCCCCACCGTCACCTTCGACCCCGACCCCGGTGAGGAGGACTTCCACTGGTGGGCGGGCCCCGACTACTCCCGCGGGGTGCGCCATCTCATCGCCCATCTCATCGAGGCCGGCGCCCGCCAGCCCGCCTTGATCGTGGGAGCAACACCGAACACCTATCTCGGTGTCGTGCGCGACGCCTACATCGACGAGATGCGCATCCGCGGCCTCCGCGTGCTGGTGCGCGAACTCAATTCGACCACCGCCCAGCAGGGCGGTTACGCGGCCGCCCGTTCGCTGATGGGGGTCGACAGGGCGCCGGATGCGGTGATCACCAGCTCACCCGTCTTCGCCGTCGGCGCCCTGGACGGCATCACCGCCGCCGGCCGCACCGTACCCGACGACGTGCTGCTCGCCTCCATGGCCGACGCGCCGATCGCCGAGCGCGCCCGGGTGGGCATCACCGCCGTGCGGCCCGACTGGCATGCCACCAGCAGGGTGCTGACCGCGTTGCTCGTGCGCCGGCTCACGCCCGGCGCCACGATGCAGCACGGCGAGCTGCTCGGGCTCGAGATCGTGCGCCGCGCCTCGACCCGCCGGGCGCCAGCCTGAGGGTCAGAGCGAGATGGACTTCAGCTCGAAGAACTCCAGGAGCCCCTCGTTGCCGAGCTCACGACCGTTGCCCGACTGCTTGCGGCCGCCGAAGGGTCGCTCCGCCGAGGAGCGGGCGCCGTTGATCGAGACCATCCCCGTCTGAATCCTCCTGGCCGCGGCGAGGGCGTCGTCTCGGTCACCCCAGACGCATCCCGAGAGTCCGTAGGCGCTGTGATTTGCGATGGCGACCGCGTCGTCGTCGTTGTCGTAGGGGATCACGACGAGAACGGGGCCGAAGACCTCCTCCTGCGCGATCTCCGAGGCAGGATCGACACCGGAGAGGACGACGGGCGCGAAGAAGAACCCGCCCGCGGGCGGTGCGGGCGATGCAGGGCCTTCCACCACCCGCGCCCCTTCTCGCACCGCTCGATCGACGAGCTCACGCACCCGGGAGCGCTGCGGTTCGCTGACGAGCGGCCCGAGCGTCGTCTCGGGGTCGAACGGATCACCCGCCCGTACCGAGGCGAGCCGGGTTCGCAGGCTCTCCTCCATCTCCCCGAGCCGTTCGCGGGGCACGATGAGACGCGTCAGGGCCGTGCAGGTCTGCCCGGCGTTGGCGAGGAGGTTGTCGAGGTTGTGCAACGCCACGCGGTCGAGATCGACATCTCCGCGCAGCACGACGTTCGGTGACTTGCCACCGAGCTCCAGCGCCACGCGCTTCACGGTCGGGGCGGCGAGCTCGGTGACGCGCGCGCCGGCCCTGGTCGACCCGGTGAGGCTCACCATCATGACGTCAGGATGCGACACCAGCGCCTCGCCCACGGTGGCGCCCAGCCCGTTCACGAGATTCAGCACGCCAGGCGGCAGGATGGCCGCCTCGTCGACGAGCTCGACGAAACGGAGCACCTGCAGCGGAGCCACCTCGCTGGGTTTCAGCACCACGGTGCAGCCCGCGGCGAGCGCGGGGGCGAGCTTCACGATCGCCTGGTAGAGCGGGTAGTTCCACGGGGTGATGGCGACGACGACGCCGATCGGTTCGCGGGTGACGATGCCGGCGGCCACGGAGGTGTCGAGGGGAAGCTCCACGACCCGCTCGGCCATCCTGCGCGTGATGGCCGCGCATCCGGCCACCGTCGCCTTCGCCCGCGCGATCGGTGTCCCGACGTCGAGCGCGGCGAGGGCGGCGAGTTCGTCTGCGTGCTCGTCGATCAGGTCGGCGAGGGCGTGCACGGCGGCCGCCCGATCGGCGGTGGGCGATTCCGCCCAGCCGGGGAAGGCGGCTGCGGCTGCGGCGACGGCGCGGCGCGCGTCGGCAGGGTCGCCTGCGCTGATGCCGCCGAGCGGCGAGCCGTCGGAGGGGTTGACGACCTCGATCCGCTCGGATGCGGCACTGCGGGTCCACCGCCCGTCGGCGTAGACATCGGTCCCGTGCTCGCTCAGCTGCTGCATTCGTCGATCTCCCTCGGATGAATCCGACCATTGTGCGACGACGTGGGCCGGCCGGGGCCGATCAGCCCTCGGATTTGCGCATTTTGCGCCTCTTCTTTACGGCCCCGCACCGCGTCGTCTAGCGTCCCCCTCATCGCCGACCGCACGGTCGCGAGAGTGATCGGAGCCGCGCTCCGGTACGACGCCGAACGGTTCACCCGCGGCCGACGGAGGACGGATGCACGCCGAAGCGAAGACCCAGCCCTACTGGATGCGCATCGCGCACCCTCCCGCGCGGCCACGGCTCAGCGAAGACAGCAGCGCCGACGTCGTCATCGTCGGCGCCGGCCTCACCGGGCTGTGGACCGCGCACTACCTGCTGGGCCGCGATCCCGGCCTCGACATCGTCGTGCTCGAGGCGGAGACCGTGGGCTATGGGGCGTCCGGCCGCAACGGCGGCTGGGTGTCGAACCTCATCCCGGGTCACGCGGGCCGGTTGGCTGCGCGGTACGGACGCGCATCCGTCGACTCGTTCCGCGACGCGGTGAGAGACAGCGTCACCGAGACCGTGCGGGCAGCCGAAGAGCTCTCGATCGACGCCGACATCGTCCGGCCGGGCACGGTCTCGGTCGCGCTCACCCCCGCGCAGGCCGCGCGTCAGCGGCGACGTGTCGCTGCCGCTCGACCGCAGGACGGGCTGAAGCTGCTCGCCCCGCACGAGGTCGACGAGCGGATGCGCGTGGCCGGCAACCTCGGCGGGGTGTTCAACCCGTTCGTCGCCCGGGTGCACCCCGGGAAACTCGTCGACGGCATCGCCCGGTCCCTGACGGAGCGCGGCGTGCGCGTGTTCGAGCACACGCCGGTCGAGACGATCGCTGCCGGGCGGGTGACGACGGCCCTCGGCACCTCGGTGACGGCCCCCGTCGTCGTCCGCGCGACGGAGGGCTTCGCCCCGCAGCAGGGCAGCCGCGAGTTCCTCGCCATGAACAGCCACATGATCATCACCCGCCCCCAATCGGACCGTTTCTGGGACGAGGTGGGCTGGTCGGGGCACGAACTCATCAGCGATGCGGCCCACGACTACGTCTACGGTCAGCGCACCTCCGACGGCCGGATCGCGCTCGGCGGGCGGGGCGTGCCCTACGTGTACGGCAACGGCTTCGACCTCACCGCGCCCACCCCTCGCAGCACCGTGAGCACCCTGCGGGCATCGCTCCGGCGCATGTTCCCGACGATCGACGTGGGCGAGCTCGAGGAGAGCTGGTCGGGGGTGCTGGCGGTCTCGCGCGACTGGAACGCTCGGGTCACCTGGAACCGTTCGAGCGGCCTCGCCGCTGCCGGAGGGTACGTGGGCCATGGGGTGGCCCCGGCGAACCTCGCCGGCCGCACGCTCGCCGACCTCATCACCGGAACCGAGAGCCCGCTCACCGCGCTGCCCTGGGTGAACCACACCTCGCGGTCGTGGGAGCCCGAGCCGCTGCGCTGGCTCGGAGTGCGGTCGGTGTACAGCGCCTACCGGGCCGCCGACACCCTCGAGACCGCACGGTTCGACGAGCGGACCTCGCGCATCGCGACCCTCGCCGACCGCATCTCCGGTCGCCCGTGATCCCAGCCCCGCGACCGCCGGGTGCGCGAGCGCCCGTGTCCCGGCCCCGACGACCCACCAGGAACAGGAGCACCATGGTCAACGCAACGATCGCCGTCCACGATCCCGGCGCCGAGCGCATCCGTCTCGTCGAGGTGGATCTCGCCGCCCCCGGACCGTTTGAGGTCATGGTGGCGCTCGAGGCGAGCGGCGTCTGCCGGAGCCAGCTCACGGAGATGGCCAGGCACACCGCGGGGGCACCGCTCCCTCTCGGGCACGAAGGAATCGGCGTGGTCGAGGCCGTCGGCCCTTCGGTCACCACCGTGTCGCCCGGCGACCGTGTGATCGTCACCTGGGTGCCCGCGGCCGGCCCCGGCATGCGCGACGCCCTGCCCACCTCGCTCGAGCTGCCCGACGGCACCCGAACGGCTCCGGTGCGGTGCTTCACCTGGGCGACGCGCACCGTCGTCGACGAGCTCTACGCCGTCCCCCTCGCGGCCGACGACACCGATCCTTCCCTCGCGCTGCTCGGATGCGCGGTGATGACGGGAGCCGAATCGGTCGCCACCGCCGCCCGCACACGTCTCGGCGAGTCGGTCGTCGTGATCGGCGCCGGCGGCGTCGGACTGGCTGCGATCTCGGCTGCGGCGGCGGCCGGGGCCGGAGAGGTGGTCGCCGTCGACGTCGATCGTGAGAAGCTCGAGTTCGCCGCGGGGTTCGGGGCGAACCGGCTGGTCGATGCCCGGTCGGGTGACCCCGTCGAGCAGGTGCACGCCGCTCTCGCCGGGAGCCCCTCCGGAGCCGACGTCGTGATCGACTGCGTGGGTGCTCCTGCGACGATCGTGCAGGCTCTGGCCATGGCGAAGGCCGGCGTGCTGGGAGAGCGGCCCGGCGGGCGCGTCGTGGTGGCGGGCCTTGCGGGCGGCGAGGTCGCCGTCGACGCCCGCGAACTGGTGATGACCCAGAAGTCGCTGATCGGAACTCTGGCGGGCGGTGCAGCCCAGGCCGACATCCTGCGGCACCTGGCGGCGACGCGTGCCGGGCGCCTCCAGGTCGCCCGATCGGTGACCGACACCGCGACCCTCGGCGAGCTCGCCGACTCCGTCGACCGGCTCCGCGTCGGCGACATCCTGGGACGTGCGATCGTCACGATGTCGGCATGAGCGCGCCCTCCGAGGCGCTCGCCGCGACGACCCGAGGCCGCCGGATGCTGGTGCGCGGGCGCATCCTCGACCCTGTCGGCGAGCGGGCAGACGAGGCGATGCTCGTCGAGGACGGGCGCGTGAGAGCCCTCGGTTCCTTCGACGAGCTGCTCCGGCTCGCCGGAGAGGGGATCGAGGTCCTCGACCGCCGCGACGCCGGAGACATCGTGCCGGGCTTCGTCGACGCCCACACGCATCTCGGCTCCGCCTCCCGGGTGCTGGGGCTGAACGTCTCGGTGCACACTCCACCGGTGTCGAGCATCGCCGAGATGCTCGTGGTGCTGCGGCGGGCCGAGCCCGGACTCCCGGAGGGGGAGTGGCTGCAGGCCCAGGGCAACCTCGGCCAGAGCTATCGGCTGGAGGATCGGCGCTACCCCACCCGCCACGACCTCGATGCCGTGTCGGCGACCCGGCCGATCATCGTGCGCTTCGGCGCGCACGTCTGGGTGTTCAACACGGCGGGCCTCGCCCGCCTCGGCATCGACCGGGACACCCGGCTGCCGGAGCCGGTGTACATCGAGCACGACGCCGCGGGCGAGCCGACCGGGCTGATCAACGACATCGTGTTCGCGGCCGACGCGGTGCCTGGCGAACTGCCCCCCACCTCCGCCGACGACTTCCGGCGTGCGATCGTCGCGACGACGGAGCGCTACTTCACGGCGCGGGGCGTCACGACGATCGGCGAGATCCCCGACGACGTGATGGAGATCCGCGTCATGCGGGAGGAGCAGGATGCGGGCCGCCTCCCGCTGCGCATCGCGCTCTACACGCTCGGCGCGCAGGCCACCGCACTGCTCGACGACTGGCCGCGCTCCGCCTCCTGGTTCGCCGACGACCCGGAGCGCTGGTTCGTGCGGGGCTTCAAACTCGCGGCCGACGGCGGCATCTCGGCGCGGGAGGCCGCGGTGTGGAACGACTACGTCGACCGCCCGGGCTACCGCGGCCAGCTCGGGCTCACGCCGCAGCAGATCGGCGACATCGTCGACCGCGCCGAGCAGTTGGGCCTGCAGGTGATGGTGCACACCGCGGGAGACCGGGCCATGGACATGGTGCTCGACGCCTTCGAGGCGGCCCGACCGGATGACGGCGTCTGGCGCTCGCGACACCGCATCGAGCACCTCGGCAACATGTTCAGCACCGACGAGCGACTGCGCCGCTGCCGGGATCTCGGGATCACCCCCGTGGCCAACATCGGCTTCCTGCACGGCATCGGCGACTCGATGCGCGGAGTCGTCGGCGACGATTTCGCCTCGTCGCCGATGTACCGGCTCCGCGCGATGCTGGAGCTCGGCCTCCCCACGGTCGGCGCGAGCGACTTCGCCGGGGGCCTCCCCGAGATCTCCGACCCCGTGCACCTGATGCGCGTGATGCGCGAGCGCCGCACCTTCTCGGGGGTCGAGGTCGGGCCCGACCAGGCCCTCACCCCTTGGGAGGCGCTGCGAGCCGTCACCGCGCACGCCGCCTGGTCGCTCCAGCTCGAGGACGAGGTCGGCAGCCTTGCGCCGGGCCACTGGGCCGACTTCGCGGTGCTCTCGGGCGACCTCGTCGGAGCCGACGCCGACCGGCTCGGGGGCGACGGCGTGCAC contains the following coding sequences:
- a CDS encoding MFS transporter, whose protein sequence is MSSTSDVDMHQAQDTPRTTSAWRVFLASGVGTALEYYDFLVYGLAAALVFGPVFFPTADPLLGVLLGFATFGTGFLARPIGGIVLGHFGDKIGRRAMLILTLIVMGVSTFLIGCVPGYDTIGIAAPVLLVVLRLIQGFAAGGEWGGAALNGVESAPANRRGFWGSFTSMGVGMGGLLGAGVFGATSAAFGGDLVEFGWRIPFWVGGLVAIFGLVARLFVLDTTKHAAKSEVPKLPIGQVLRKYPRFLLFGIGVSYAYNSLAYLGGTFLLSYVKQIGYPDDQALAAQLVYSAVSLVAAPAAALLSDRIGRRRVVIGGAVLAIFMLFGFFALVSANQFGTILVAFGLVGIITCLMLGPLPTFLSEQFPREVRYSGVSASYQIGAAIGGGTAAVIATALLLAFGSPLAPAAYGAFVAIVLIVCTLGLREGRGKTLSDLGG
- a CDS encoding LacI family DNA-binding transcriptional regulator, giving the protein MATTPTLKDVAQRAGVSMTTASHTFSGRRPVSPATRAAVLEAAFELGFSVRRRDRPLNVGLLLRPVEAVSGFVTGTGSFSSFAGTMLLSLLTEGFSVTSFRDLSEVGHQVAAFDAFVLLGPNRNDKVLHTLIERDIPTVTFDPDPGEEDFHWWAGPDYSRGVRHLIAHLIEAGARQPALIVGATPNTYLGVVRDAYIDEMRIRGLRVLVRELNSTTAQQGGYAAARSLMGVDRAPDAVITSSPVFAVGALDGITAAGRTVPDDVLLASMADAPIAERARVGITAVRPDWHATSRVLTALLVRRLTPGATMQHGELLGLEIVRRASTRRAPA
- a CDS encoding aldehyde dehydrogenase family protein; translated protein: MQQLSEHGTDVYADGRWTRSAASERIEVVNPSDGSPLGGISAGDPADARRAVAAAAAAFPGWAESPTADRAAAVHALADLIDEHADELAALAALDVGTPIARAKATVAGCAAITRRMAERVVELPLDTSVAAGIVTREPIGVVVAITPWNYPLYQAIVKLAPALAAGCTVVLKPSEVAPLQVLRFVELVDEAAILPPGVLNLVNGLGATVGEALVSHPDVMMVSLTGSTRAGARVTELAAPTVKRVALELGGKSPNVVLRGDVDLDRVALHNLDNLLANAGQTCTALTRLIVPRERLGEMEESLRTRLASVRAGDPFDPETTLGPLVSEPQRSRVRELVDRAVREGARVVEGPASPAPPAGGFFFAPVVLSGVDPASEIAQEEVFGPVLVVIPYDNDDDAVAIANHSAYGLSGCVWGDRDDALAAARRIQTGMVSINGARSSAERPFGGRKQSGNGRELGNEGLLEFFELKSISL
- a CDS encoding NAD(P)/FAD-dependent oxidoreductase, with the protein product MHAEAKTQPYWMRIAHPPARPRLSEDSSADVVIVGAGLTGLWTAHYLLGRDPGLDIVVLEAETVGYGASGRNGGWVSNLIPGHAGRLAARYGRASVDSFRDAVRDSVTETVRAAEELSIDADIVRPGTVSVALTPAQAARQRRRVAAARPQDGLKLLAPHEVDERMRVAGNLGGVFNPFVARVHPGKLVDGIARSLTERGVRVFEHTPVETIAAGRVTTALGTSVTAPVVVRATEGFAPQQGSREFLAMNSHMIITRPQSDRFWDEVGWSGHELISDAAHDYVYGQRTSDGRIALGGRGVPYVYGNGFDLTAPTPRSTVSTLRASLRRMFPTIDVGELEESWSGVLAVSRDWNARVTWNRSSGLAAAGGYVGHGVAPANLAGRTLADLITGTESPLTALPWVNHTSRSWEPEPLRWLGVRSVYSAYRAADTLETARFDERTSRIATLADRISGRP
- a CDS encoding zinc-binding dehydrogenase; its protein translation is MVNATIAVHDPGAERIRLVEVDLAAPGPFEVMVALEASGVCRSQLTEMARHTAGAPLPLGHEGIGVVEAVGPSVTTVSPGDRVIVTWVPAAGPGMRDALPTSLELPDGTRTAPVRCFTWATRTVVDELYAVPLAADDTDPSLALLGCAVMTGAESVATAARTRLGESVVVIGAGGVGLAAISAAAAAGAGEVVAVDVDREKLEFAAGFGANRLVDARSGDPVEQVHAALAGSPSGADVVIDCVGAPATIVQALAMAKAGVLGERPGGRVVVAGLAGGEVAVDARELVMTQKSLIGTLAGGAAQADILRHLAATRAGRLQVARSVTDTATLGELADSVDRLRVGDILGRAIVTMSA
- a CDS encoding amidohydrolase, with protein sequence MSAPSEALAATTRGRRMLVRGRILDPVGERADEAMLVEDGRVRALGSFDELLRLAGEGIEVLDRRDAGDIVPGFVDAHTHLGSASRVLGLNVSVHTPPVSSIAEMLVVLRRAEPGLPEGEWLQAQGNLGQSYRLEDRRYPTRHDLDAVSATRPIIVRFGAHVWVFNTAGLARLGIDRDTRLPEPVYIEHDAAGEPTGLINDIVFAADAVPGELPPTSADDFRRAIVATTERYFTARGVTTIGEIPDDVMEIRVMREEQDAGRLPLRIALYTLGAQATALLDDWPRSASWFADDPERWFVRGFKLAADGGISAREAAVWNDYVDRPGYRGQLGLTPQQIGDIVDRAEQLGLQVMVHTAGDRAMDMVLDAFEAARPDDGVWRSRHRIEHLGNMFSTDERLRRCRDLGITPVANIGFLHGIGDSMRGVVGDDFASSPMYRLRAMLELGLPTVGASDFAGGLPEISDPVHLMRVMRERRTFSGVEVGPDQALTPWEALRAVTAHAAWSLQLEDEVGSLAPGHWADFAVLSGDLVGADADRLGGDGVHVVETWLAGESVWRA